The genomic segment TGCCTTCTCTTTACATTTTCCCTGTAATTAGATCTGCACTGTATTCTCTTCGGCAGATTGAGGTTCCGGTCCGGTCGCTGCCGGTTCTATAATTTATGCCTTGATTGTTTTGATTGACAAATACCTTAACTAGGAAAATAATATTGCTAGTTATAGTGAGGGAGGTGGTAATAATGGTTACGGAGGAACAAATAAGGGCATTAGCTTACACGATTTGGGAACAGGAAGGTCGTCCTCATGGCAAGCATGAAGAACACTACCTTCGTGCGAAGCAGATATTAGAGGAAAAGGAGAAAACCAGCAGCGTCGATTTCAAAGAACCGCCGCCAGTGATTAATCTTCCGCCTCCAAGCAAGCGTAGAAGTTGCACCAGGCGCAAGAAAATGGAGGATAGTTAGAAATCTAACGGTTCCATCTGCTTCTTTTCTATGTCCCGGTTATCTCTCATCCTGGCTTTACCGGCCGGATTAGTAGTTTAGTAATAAAGTATAGCGGAGGTCACGATGTATAACAGGATACTGGTGCCGCTGGACGGCTCAAAGCTATCCGAGTCTATTCTTGAGCACGTAAAAGAAATTGCTGCCGGATGCAGTACTTCAGAGGTAGTCTTATTGATGGTGGTGGAGCAGGCCGAAACCGGTACCGGTCAGAGCTGGGGAGGGCTTGTCTCGGCAGAGCAGATAACCACCCTAAGGGATAGAGTAATGACCGAGGCTAATAACTATATCGGCAAAGTGGCAGAGAGGCTGAGTAAAGAAGGGATACCCGTTAAGACCTGTATCAAACAGGGTGCGGCGGCTGATGCCATACTGGATTATGCTCAAGAAAACCGGATGGATCTCATAATTATGAGCACCCGTGGCAGGTCAGGAATATCACGATGGACTTTCGGCAGCGTGGCGGCGAAGGTCTCGCATCATTCTCCCGTTCCGGTCTTCTTGGCCCCACCGAAGAAATCCCGGGCGAAGTAATTGATATAGTAGTTAATATAACTAGAAGCTTGAATAAATCCGCTGCCGCTTTGTTATCTTTGCTCCTGTCGGGATTTATCTGACAATCTCTTTTGCCTTACCAATATACTTCTCATCATGAACTCATAAATATGCGACAAAAACTCATTGCTCCCTGTGGAATGAACTGCGGTATATGTGCCAACTACCTGGCAATGCAAAGCGACCTGAAAAAGAAGGGTTTTCACAGGTCGTATTGTACCGGCTGCCGCCCACGCGGCAAGAACTGTACCTACATGAGCAGACAGTGCGACCTGCTGGGCAAGGGGCTTATCAGCTTCTGCTATGAGTGCGGCGATTTCCCATGTCGTCGCCTTAAAGCGCTTGATAAGCGGTACCGCACTTTCTATCATATGAGTATGATAGAGAATCTGCTGTTTATCAAAGAGCACGGTATTGAGCGCTTTCTGGCAAGGGAAATGGAAAAGTGGCAGTGCCCCGAATGCGGAGATGTAATTAGCTGTCACAACGGAGTCTGCTTCCGTTGTCATCCGGACGATTTAAGAAATAGAACAATAATCTCCAGGTGGAGAGGGGAATAGACACCGGTTTAAATGAACCCGCTGCCACTTTCTAAATTTTTACTTTATGGCCTCTAATCAGCGTTTCCGCAGTCTGGCTTGGTAGCCTTGATTCTGGAACTCCGTAATCAGGGCGTCTATATCCTGACCATCATAAACGTGAAAGCATACATCGAGGCTTTCCTGTTTCACTGGGTCCCCCTCGATGTGGATGGTCATAATTTTGTAGCCGAACTTGCGCACAACCGCTATCATCTTTTCCAGCTGGCCGGGTCCCTTGCGGGGAAATACTGCGCCCGCTATCTCTATTCTATCTCCCGGTAAGCCGACGCCAAGAAGCGGCCCGATGACTTTATCGAAGAAATCATCAGAAGTGACGATCCCCACCACGTGTTTATCTTCCAGGACAACTGCCGAGCCGACCTGCCGTTTTTGAGCTTCGGCCACTGCCCATTCGGAATCATCGTCCGGATGGACGGTGAATACGTCCTTGGCCATGAAGTCCTTCACGGGGGTAGTCTGCAGCAAATAGCTGAGTTCCCAGATTGAAAGCGAAGTGGCCTGGCCGGGGGAGACTTTATCGAGCCCCCTTGAAGTAACGATACCAACCAGTTTGCCCTTGTCTACCACTGGTAAGCGCTTGATGCGGTGCGCTTCCATAAGACGCCGGGCTTCGGCAATACTCGTACTACTTGGTATGGTGACCACATTGCAGTTCATGATATCTCTGATTTTCATCACAATCCTCCATATCCTGTGATATTTGCTATTTTATCACAAGGGTAGGGGAAAAAGAATAGTCCTGACCTAATCCTGATACAGGGATAGGTGATCCGATCGGTGCTGTTTGCGCTCTGATCCCGGAAGTAAGGTTATTCGAATATTGTTATGGCGAGATTCAGGCCGCAGCTTTCGGCGTATTCCTTGATCGCATCCGTAATCTGCTCCGGCGGCAATTGTAAGTCCGTCTCTGTTACCTGTCCTATATGCAGCTCATCACACCAGAAGACCGACTCACCCTGAGGAAGCTTACCGAGGGTTTCTTTGACTGCATCCACACCTTCAACATGAACTTTTACCCACCCGGATTCGGAAATATAGTCCTCTTTTGAGATGATTTCCTCGAGAGTTATGTTGCGGTTAGTGCCTGTAATCAAGGTGAAGTGCCACTGGTTGCTTTCTTGCCACGAATAAAGCTCATAGCCTTTCATTCCATGGGGTAGCTTGTCTATTGTGGCTATTGATAACCTTTCGATGAGCTTGCCGGATTGCTCTAGCGACTTTATTATTTCGGCATTGTTTCTGGGGTCTTCACCGCTGTAGAAAGATGATGATGGATAGCCGATTTCGAGCGTGATCACTGTGGTTTCCTGAGGGGTGAGCGGTTGCCATATGGTAACACCATCAAATGACAGGGAAGATAGCGGCGTCCAGAAGGCCCCCCAGTATATGGGTGCCTTGTCGACACAGGCCAGAAATGACCTGCCGCTGACCGGTACTTCCAGCTGCGATATGCGCTCGAAGGCCGCATCGGTGAGTTTGATTTCATGGGTTTGGGCGTTATACGTGATGATGTCTTCTATCGATACTACGGGCCGGTCGGCAATGTCGACATGACTTAGCTTCTCCATCTCGGCGGGCGGGATGTTTTCTCTGGTTAAGTAAATAGCAAAGCCTTCACCTTTGGTATTGGTGCAGCCGCTTAATAGTAAAACAGCACCCACTAAGACAAGGGCTAGCTTTATCCTGGTATGGCCGGTTATGCTCATCGTTGGATTTCCTTGTCTTTGTAATCGCCGGTAGTATGTAAAACGCAGCAAGGAGCCTTAGGTTATTACTACACGATATGCCATATCCGCATAATAGAGCCCGGGTAGCGATAGTCAGTCCCGGGTGAAAGCTAGCAAAATGGGAAAAGCGTAAGTCTCTAGCTGCCCTCTATCTCATTGAGAATGACATCGACACTGCTCGACCATTCCGCGTAAACCGGATCCGTGGTGGTACGAAATGCTTCGATCTGGTCGGGTGTCAGCTCGGTGATGGTCATGCCTTTTTCGCGCAGCAGACTCAACTGGTCCTCAGCGGCATGGCGTGACAGCTGTACTTGTTCCCTTGAAGCCTCGATTGCAGCCAGCCTGATGATTTCCTGAGCAGTACCGGGTAGGCCGTCCCAGTCCTTCTTGTTCATGCCCAGGATGATGGCATCATAGGAGTAATTCCAAATAGTAATGTGCTGCTGAACTTCGTAGAGCCTGGAGGACACGATAATGTCTATCGGGTTTTCCTGGCCGTCGACTCGCCCTTGCTCAAGCGCGCTGATAACCTCGCCAAAGTCCATCGTTACCGGAATAGCTTCCATCGCTCTGTAAATGGAATCGTAAAGGTCGACATCCGGGATACGGATTTTCAGGCCGTGGAGGTCTTCGGGTGTACTGACGGCGAGCCTGTCGTTGGTCAACTGGCGGAATCCGTTCTCACCGTAGGCGAGTCCGACAATACCCAGGTCTTCTGCCTCCTGCAATAGTTGATTGCCAGCAGGCCCGGCCAGAGCCGCATCGACCTGGAAATAGTCGGCGAACAGCCACGGCATGGAGAAGGCCGCAAACGACTGGTCAAGGTTGGTATAAAGCAGGTTGGAGTGATAGGTGAAGTTGATGCTGCCTTCCTGCAGCATGTTCAGCTCTTCTACCTGGTCTCCATTCGCCAGCTCGCCATCGGGGTAAACTGTTATTTGTATCCGGCCGTTAGTTCTCTGTTTGACCAGTTCGGCGAACAAATGCGCTCCCTTGGCCCACGACGAGTCTTCGTTAGTCACGACGCTCATTTTCCAGCTGCGGGCCGGGATATCCGGTACTGAAGCCGGATGGCAGGAGCTGATGGCCGGGGCCAATCCCGCTAAGAAAATACATGGAACGCACAAAATCATCTTCAAGCGAAACAACTTATACTGCTCCTTATGACTAACGTTGATTCTCGCCTTTTGCAGTGCCATTATTCCTGCTTTGCAAAGCTATTTACCAAATTGGATAGGGGTGCAGGTAGCCTGACAGGGGAGGATAATAACCAAATCGTTGTCTTGATTTCTCTAGATTATATCATATCTGGTCAGGTCCTCGATGGTTTCCCGGCGCCTGATAAGACGTGCCTTACCTTCTTTAACCATTACCACTGCCGGTCTAAGAGAAGCGTTATAGTTCGCCGCCTTCGGTAAACTGTAAGCGCCGCAGCCGGCAACCGCAATGATGTCACCTGCTGAAACTTGAGGTAATCTTATATCTCTGATTAATATGTCGCCGGATTCGCAAAACTTTCCGTCTCGTTGAAAATAGGAATTGAGTTTTCGGTGACGGTGG from the Dehalococcoidales bacterium genome contains:
- a CDS encoding universal stress protein → MYNRILVPLDGSKLSESILEHVKEIAAGCSTSEVVLLMVVEQAETGTGQSWGGLVSAEQITTLRDRVMTEANNYIGKVAERLSKEGIPVKTCIKQGAAADAILDYAQENRMDLIIMSTRGRSGISRWTFGSVAAKVSHHSPVPVFLAPPKKSRAK
- a CDS encoding DUF2934 domain-containing protein, which gives rise to MVTEEQIRALAYTIWEQEGRPHGKHEEHYLRAKQILEEKEKTSSVDFKEPPPVINLPPPSKRRSCTRRKKMEDS
- a CDS encoding DUF3795 domain-containing protein, whose protein sequence is MRQKLIAPCGMNCGICANYLAMQSDLKKKGFHRSYCTGCRPRGKNCTYMSRQCDLLGKGLISFCYECGDFPCRRLKALDKRYRTFYHMSMIENLLFIKEHGIERFLAREMEKWQCPECGDVISCHNGVCFRCHPDDLRNRTIISRWRGE
- a CDS encoding CBS domain-containing protein, with protein sequence MKIRDIMNCNVVTIPSSTSIAEARRLMEAHRIKRLPVVDKGKLVGIVTSRGLDKVSPGQATSLSIWELSYLLQTTPVKDFMAKDVFTVHPDDDSEWAVAEAQKRQVGSAVVLEDKHVVGIVTSDDFFDKVIGPLLGVGLPGDRIEIAGAVFPRKGPGQLEKMIAVVRKFGYKIMTIHIEGDPVKQESLDVCFHVYDGQDIDALITEFQNQGYQARLRKR
- a CDS encoding DctP family TRAP transporter solute-binding subunit encodes the protein MALQKARINVSHKEQYKLFRLKMILCVPCIFLAGLAPAISSCHPASVPDIPARSWKMSVVTNEDSSWAKGAHLFAELVKQRTNGRIQITVYPDGELANGDQVEELNMLQEGSINFTYHSNLLYTNLDQSFAAFSMPWLFADYFQVDAALAGPAGNQLLQEAEDLGIVGLAYGENGFRQLTNDRLAVSTPEDLHGLKIRIPDVDLYDSIYRAMEAIPVTMDFGEVISALEQGRVDGQENPIDIIVSSRLYEVQQHITIWNYSYDAIILGMNKKDWDGLPGTAQEIIRLAAIEASREQVQLSRHAAEDQLSLLREKGMTITELTPDQIEAFRTTTDPVYAEWSSSVDVILNEIEGS